The genomic segment GGCACGCGGTATCGGCCTGGTCGACAAGGTGGTGGCGCCGGCGGTCGTGCTCGACACCGCCGTCGCGCTGGCGCTGTCCGGCACCACCCGTCCGTTCAAGCAGCGTGCGCTGGCCTGGGCCACCAATACCTGGCCGGCACGCCAGCTGCTGGCGCCGCAGATGGTCAAGCAGGTCGCGCGCAAGGCGAAGAAGGACCAGTACCCGGCGCCGTACGCGCTGATCAGCACCTGGCAGCGCAGCGGCGGCAAGCCGATCCAGGCGCGCCTGGATGCCGAACGCCGCGCAGTGGTGAAGCTGGCCAGCACGCCGACCGCGCGCAACCTGATCCGCATCTTCTTCCTGACCGAGCGCCTGAAGGGCCTGGGCGGCGGTGATTCCGGCATCCGGCACGTGCACGTGGTCGGTGCCGGCGTGATGGGCGGCGACATCGCTGCGTGGGCCGCCTACAAGGGCTTCGAAGTGACCCTGCAGGACCGCGAGCAGCGATTCATCGACCCGGCCATGGAGCGTGCGCAGGCACTGTTCGCCAAGAAGGTGCGCGACGACAGCAAGCGCCCGGCGGTGGCCGCGCGCCTGCGTGCCGACCTGGACGGCAACGGCGTGGCCGAGGCCGATCTGGTGATCGAGGCCATCATCGAGAACCCGGAGGCCAAGCGTGCGCTGTACCAGACGCTGGAGCCGAAGATGAAGCACGACGCGTTGCTGACCACCAACACCTCCTCGATTCCGCTGGTGGAACTGCGCGACCACATCCAGCGCCCAGCGCAGTTCGCCGGCCTGCACTACTTCAACCCGGTGGCGCAGATGCCGCTGGTGGAAATCATCCATCACGACGGCATGGCGCCGGAGACCGAGCGCCGCCTGGCCGCGTTCTGCAAGGCACTGGGCAAATTCCCGGTGCCGGTGGCCGGCAGCCCGGGCTTCCTGGTCAACCGCGTGCTGTTCCCGTACATGCTGGAAGCGGCCACCGCGTATGCCGAAGGCATTCCGGGCCCGGTGATCGACAAGGCCGCGGTGAAGTTCGGCATGCCGATGGGCCCGATCGAACTGATCGACACCGTCGGCCTGGACGTGGCCGCCGGTGTCGGCCGTGAACTGGCGCCGTTCCTGGGCCTGCAGATTCCGGCGGCGCTGCAGACGGTGGAACCGGACAAGCGCGGCAAGAAGGATGGCCAGGGCATCTACACCTGGGAGAACGGCAAGCCGAAGAAGCCGGACGTGGCCAGCGATTACCAGGCCCCGGCCGACCTGGAGGACCGCCTGATCCTGCCGCTGTTGAACGAGGCGGTGGCCTGCCTGCACGAAGGCGTGGTGGCCGACGCGGACCTGCTGGATGCCGGCGTGATCTTCGGCACCGGGTTCGCGCCGTTCCGCGGTGGTCCGATCCAGCACATCCGTGCGGTGGGTGCTGATGCGATCGTCGAGCGGCTGAAGGCGTTGCAGCAGCGCCATGGCGATCGTTTCGCGCCGCGCCCGGGCTGGGACAACCCGGCCCTGCGCGAACCGGTGGTGTGAGTTGATCGGCCGGGCCTGCGGCCCGGCACCCGCTGGATCAAAAGCCAAAGCCAAAGCCAAAGCCAAAGCCAAAGCCAAAGCCAGAGCCAGAGCCAGAGCCAGAGCCGGAGCAACAGCCGGCTCTGGCTTTTCTGTTAGGTGGGTAGGGCGGTGTGGGCAGGCAGGACACGCCGTAAACCCATCCATGGGGGCTCGATGGCGCCATCCATGGCGCCAACGGTCCTGCCTGCCCACACCGCCCCACCCCTGACAGTTTCCCGGTGACGGTTGGTGAACTACGAACCCGGTGGGTGTCGACCTTGGTCGACACCTGAGCGAAGCGACCGGCGTTTGATTCTGATTTTGATTTTCTTTTTTTCTTCTCCGTGGCTGGACGCCCACGGACACTGTCAGAGGCCGGGCGGGTGGGTTGCGCAGGACCGTTGGCGCCATGGATGGCGCCATCGAGCCCCCATGGGTGAGGGCGCTTTGCTTGCGAAGCACTGCTTCGCAAGCGCCCGAACGCACAGCCGCCAGCGGCTGGGCCGGACCCCGGAGGGGGGTTTACGGCGTGTCCTGCGCAACCCACCCGCCCGGCCAAACACGAGATACGCATTGCGCGTCCAGCCACGAGGGGCTGCGCCGTTGGCTGGAACAACCTGTTACCCATACGGGGCATGCCCCCGTCACAGCTGCATGCGATGCTGACCACCTGATCCCTGCCAGCGAGAACGCCCGCATGACCACCATCATCGCCCCGCGCGTGCACGACATCGGCGGACTCGAAGTCCGTCGCGCCGTCCCGACCCTGCAGGCACGCAGCATCGGTTCGTTCGTGTTCGTCGACCAGATGGGCCCGGCACTCATGCATCCCGGTACGGCCATCGACGTGCGCCCGCACCCGCATATCGGCCTGGCCACCGTTACCTACCTGTGGTCCGGCGCGATCGGCCACCGCGACACGCTGGGCTCGGACCAGGTGATCCGCCCGGGCGACGTGAACTGGATGACTGCCGGCCGCGGCATCGCCCATTCCGAACGCACGCCGCAGCCCGACCGCGATCACGACAACCCGATCCACGGCATGCAGACCTGGGTCGCGTTGCCGAAGTCGCATGAAGAGATTGAGCCGGCGTTCTACCACCATGCCGCTGCCACCCTGCCCGAGCAGCGCCGCAAGGGTGCCTGGCTGCGGGTCATCGCCGGCCGCGCCTACGGCGAGGAATCGCCGGTGAAGGTGTTCGCCGACACGCTCAACGTGGCGATCGACCTCGACCCGGATGCGGAGATCGATATCGACAATGGCCACCGCGAGCGCGCGCTGTACATCCTCGAGGGCGACGCGCAGCTGGATGGCGTGGACGTGCCCGCCCAGCACCTGATCATTCCCGAGGCAGGCGCCGTCGGCCGCCTGCGCGCGAAGACCCCGGTGAAGGCGATGCTGTTCGGCGGCGAACCGCTGGATGGCCCGCGCCACCTGTGGTGGAACTTCGTGTCCAGCTCGAAGGAACGCATCGAGCAGGCCAAGCACGACTGGGAAGCCGGCCGCTTCGGCACCATCCCCGGCGACGACAAGGAGTTCATCCCGCTGCCGCAGTACTGAACATCGCGTGTTGCACACATCCGAAGGTGTATCCCTGCACCCGGCGTTGACGCTACAGTCACCCGCTGATCACTGAAATGTGACATAAATCACACTTTCACCGTCAAAGGAGTGCAACACATGAGCATGGGTAAACGCTTGTCCGCCGAGTTCCTCGGCACGTTCTGGCTGGTTCTGGGTGGCTGCGGCAGCGCGGTGCTGGCCGCCAAGTTCGGCGGTGACGGCAATCCGCTGGGTATCGGATTCCTCGGCGTGGCGCTGGCCTTCGGCCTGACCGTGGTGACTGGCGCCTATGCGTTCGGCCACATCTCCGGCGCGCATTTCAATCCGGCGGTCAGCGTCGGTCTGTGGGCCGGTGGCCGCTTCCCGACCAAGGACCTGGTGCCCTACATCATCGCCCAGGTCGCTGGCGGCCTGCTGGCGGGCTTCATCCTGCTGCAGATCGCCTCCGGTGCCAGTGGCTTCGCCATTGATGGCAGCCAGGCCGGTGCATTTGCCAGCAACGGCTACGGCGCGCTGTCGCCCGGGGGCTACAGCGTGGCAGCCGCTTTCCTGTGCGAAGTGGTGCTCACTGCGGTGTTCCTGATCGTGATCATGGGGTCCACCCATGGCAAGGCACCGGCCGGCTTCGCGCCGCTGGCGATCGGCCTGTCGCTGACCCTGATCCACCTGATCAGCATCCCGGTGACCAACACCTCGGTGAACCCGGCCCGCTCCACTGCGGTGGCGTTCTTCGCCGGCAGCGGTGCGGTCAGCCAGCTGTGGCTGTTCTGGGTCGCCCCGCTGCTGGGCGGCGCGATCGGCGGCATCATCTACAAGTGGATCGGCAACGACCGCTGAGGCCTGTGCGGACCATTGCGGCCGACCATCGGCCGCAATGGTTACGCTTGTAACCGCAATTTGTGCGATCGCTCACGTTCCGTTAAGGTTGAGTTGACTGTCCGTGCACATGCCGGGCGGGGTGGCATCCGGGGATGGGATGCCAACGCCCCCATCCATCGGGCGGCGCCAAACGACACACCACCTTGGGGGATGCATGAAGTTCGCGCCTGTAGTGTTGTCGAGCCTGCTGTTCGCCGTGGCCCAGGCCGCCGCGCAGGCTCCCACCGAATGTCCTTCGCTGCCCGCCAGCAGCGGCCTGCAATGGCAGCAGCAGGCGCAGGCCGATTTCCTGGTCTGCCGCGCCAGCACCGGCGACGGCCGCGAAGTGCTGAGCCTGATGCTCAGTGCACGTGATCCGTCCATTCCACTGAATCGTACGCTGCGCCAGGAAAAGGGCAGCTTCGGCGGCGAATCACTCTACTGGTACCAGCCCGACCTCGGCGGCCAGCAGCCGCCCGGCTATGCCGAGCGGCGGATCAGCGTGGTCAAGCTCGACAAAGGGCGTTACGCGCAGATTTCGCTGTATCCGGACAGCCCGCAGGAACTGGGCTCGCTGCAGCAGCTGGCGCAGGGCATGAGCCTGACGCCGTCGGCCGTGGCCGCCGGGCGCTGACCATGATGGGGATGACTGCCTGGCAGCATCCCCGCAATGCGGCCCGATCACCGGGTAGTGCCGGCCGCTGGCCGGCACCCCGATCCGCCTTCGTCCGAGGCTGCTGCCGGCCAGCGGCCGGCACTACCTCAGAACCTGCCTTCCTGGAAATCGACGAAGGCCTGCATCAGTTCCTGCCGCGTGTTCATCACGAACGGGCCGTGCCGCATCACCGGCTCGCGCAGCGGACGACCGGCCACCAGGATCAACCGCGCGCCATCGCGGCCGGCCGAGATGTGCAGCTGCTCGCCACCGCCCAGCACCGCCAGTTCCTGGCGCGCCACGTCACGCGCGGCGTCCTGCTCGCCCACCGTCATCGCACCTTCGAATACATAGGCAAACGCGTTGTGCCCTTCCGGCAGTGCGTAGGTCCAGGCGCGGTCGGGCGCCAGCGTGATGTCCAGGTAGAGCGGATCGGTGGCCGGCTGCACGATCGGCCCGCGGGTACCGTCGACGCTGCCGGCAATCACCTTCACCTCCACGCCGGCGGCCGGCTGCACCCGCGGAATGCGCTCGGGCGCGAACTCCTGGTACTTCGGCTCGGTCATCTTGTCCTTCGCCGGCAGATTCACCCACAGCTGGAAACCGCGCATCTGCCCGCTTTCCTGTTCGGGCATCTCCGAATGCACCAGGCCGCGCCCCGCCGTCATCCACTGCACGCTGCCCGGGGTCAGCAGGCCTTCGTTGCCGTGGTTGTCGCGGTGCCGCATGCGCCCGTCGAGCATGTAGGTCACCGTCTCGAAACCACGGTGCGGATGCTCCGGGAAACCTGCGATGTAGTCCTCGGCGCGGTCGGTGCCGAATTCATCGAGCAGCAGGAACGGATCCAGGTCGGGCAGCGTCGGGCCACCGATGACGCGGGTCAGGCGCACGCCGGCACCATCGGAGGTGGGCATGCCACGGATGGTGCGCAGTACGCGGACCGGTTCGGGAAAGCTCATGGCGACTCCTGTTGGATGGATGCCCCTGAAGATGGACGCCACACGGCCGGACGCCAATGGACGGCTCCGCAACCGATTGTTCCATCGCTGATGTTCGCTGCACGTCAGCATTCCCTTCGTACGACCAAAGTACTACCGCAGATTCGTCCTGTGCCAATTGACCGTGTCGAGGGCAAGCAGGACTCTTTGTCTGTCTTTCCGGGAGAGAGCACCTCATGAAAGGGTTTTCCAAACTGGGCTGGGCGGTACTCGCTCTGCTCGGCGCGTTCTGTCTGGGCACCGTTGCGCTGCGTCGCGGCGAACACATCAATGCCCTGTGGATCGTCGTCGCGGCGGTGTCGTTGTACCTCGTCGCCTATCGCTTCTACAGCCTGTTCATCGCCAACAAGGTGATGCAGCTCGATCCGACCCGGGCCACCCCGGCGGTGATCAACAACGATGGCCTGGACTACGTGCCGACCAACAAGCACGTGCTGTTCGGCCACCACTTCGCCGCCATCGCCGGCGCCGGCCCGCTGGTCGGCCCGGTGCTGGCCGCGCAGATGGGCTACCTGCCCGGCCTGCTGTGGCTGGTGGTGGGCGTCGTGCTGGCCGGTGCGGTGCAGGACTTCATGGTCCTGTTCCTGTCCAGCCGCCGCAACGGACGTTCGCTGGGTGACCTGGTGCGCGAGGAGATGGGCCAGGTGCCCGGCACCATCGCCCTGTTCGGCGCCTTCCTGATCATGATCATCATCCTGGCCGTGCTGGCGATGGTGGTGGTCAAGGCACTGGCCGAGAGCCCCTGGGGCATGTTCACGGTGATCGCAACGATGCCCATCGCGATCCTGATGGGCGTGTACATGCGCTACATCCGCCCCGGCAAGATCGGCGAGATCTCGATCGTTGGCCTGATCCTGCTGCTGGCCGCGATCTGGTTCGGCGGCAAGGTCGCGGCCGACCCGACCTGGGGCCCGGCGTTCACCTTCACCGGCACCCAGATCACCTGGATGCTGATCGGCTATGGCTTTGTCGCTTCGGTGCTGCCGGTGTGGCTGCTGCTGGCACCGCGTGATTACCTGTCGACCTTCCTCAAGATCGGTACGATCATCGCGCTGGCCATCGGCATCCTCGTGGTGATGCCGGAACTGAAGATGCCGGCGCTGACCCAGTTCGCCGCCAGCGGTGACGGCCCGGTGTGGAAGGGCGGCATGTTCCCGTTCCTGTTCATCACCATCGCCTGCGGTGCGGTGTCCGGCTTCCATGCCCTGATTTCCTCCGGCACCACGCCGAAGCTGCTGGCCAATGAAGCGCACATGCGCTACATCGGCTATGGCGGCATGCTGATGGAATCGTTCGTGGCCGTGATGGCGCTGGTGGCGGCTTCGATCATCGATCCGGGCATCTACTTCGCGATGAACAGCCCGGCGGCGGTGATCGGCCCGGATGTGGTGTCAGCCGCGCACTACATCACCAATACCTGGGGCTTCACCATCACCCCGGAACAGCTGACCGCCACGGCAGCAGCAATCGGCGAGCCGACCATCCTGCACCGCGCCGGTGGCGCGCCAACACTGGCAGTGGGCATCGCACAGATCCTGCACCAGGCGATTCCAAGCAGCAGCGACGCAATGATGGCGTTCTGGTACCACTTCGCGATCCTGTTCGAAGCGTTGTTCATCCTGACCGCGGTGGACGCCGGCACCCGTGCCGGGCGCTTCATGCTGCAGGACCTGCTGGGCAACTTCGTGCCAGCGTTGAAGAAGACCGAGTCGTGGACCGCCAACATCATCGGTACCGCCGGCTGCGTGGCGCTGTGGGGCTATCTGCTGTACACCGGCGTGGTCGATCCGTTCGGTGGCATCCAGACCCTGTGGCCGCTGTTCGGCATCTCCAACCAGATGCTGGCCGGCATCGCGCTGATGCTGGGCACGGTGGTGCTGTTCAAGATGAAGCGTGACCGCTACGCGTGGGTCACCGCGGTGCCGGCGGTGTGGCTGCTGATCTGCACCACCTACGCCGGCTTCATCAAGATCTTCGACAGCAACCCGGCGCAGGGCTTCCTGGCACAGGCGCACAAGTTCCAGGCGGCGCTTGCCAGCGACACCATCACCGCGCCGGCCAAGTCGGTGGCGCAGATGAAGCAGATCGTGGTCAACGCCTACGTCAATACCGGGCTGACCGCGCTGTTCCTGCTGGTGGTGGGGGCGGTGCTGGTGTATTCGATCAAGACCATCCTGGCCGCCCGCCGCAACCCGCAGCGCAGCGACCGCGAGACCCCGTACGTGGCGCTGAAGCCGCATGAAATGGTGGATCTGTGATGAGCACGCAACTGGTTCCCGCCGGCCAGTACCAGGCGCACCGCCGCATCTGGCGGCGCCTGGTGCAGACCGCACGCCTGTGCTGTGGCATTCCTGATTACGACAACTACGTCCGGCACATGCTGGAAAAGCATCCGGACCAGGAGCCGATGGACTACAAGACGTTCTTCCGTGAGCGGCAGGAAGCGCGATATGGCGGCCGCAATGGCGGTCGATGCTGCTGAGGTGAAAGTGGGTGGCGGGCTTGCAGCCCGCCGCCCGCAGAGGCCGGTGCAACTGCAACTGCTGAGGCGTCGGCTCTGGGTTTTCTGTTTCGTTGGCGGGGCGGTGTGGGCTTGCAGGACACGCCGTAAACCCTTCCATGGGGGCTCGATGGCGCCATCCATGGCGCCAACGGTCCTGCAAGCCCACACCGCCCCACCTCTGACAGATTGCCGGTGACGGCGAGACACATGCGGGGTCAGATCCGTTTCCCGAAGGAAACGGATCTGACCCCATTTTGTTTATCGATATCTGACAGATGTGCCGACCAACGGTCGGCACCCACCAACAGCCGCGTGAACCTGTCGAAGGCGGGGCACTGTGGGTGTGCGGGGTGTGAGCCGCATGGATGCGGCGACCAAGCCCCCATGGATGGGTTTACGGCGTCCCCGCACACCCACAGTGCCCCGCCAACCCACGGAATGCCGCTTCGGCTTTTGACGTTGCCGTTGATTGAAGCGGGTGCAGGGCTGCAAGCCCTGCTGGCCTACTCCACCAGGGTAATGGGAGTGAGCGTGACCTTGGCGTTGTTCGCTGCTCCCATGCGATCGGTGTACGCCTGCCCGCGTTGGACAAGATAGAAGCTGTCCAGGTAATCGATGTCGTTGGAAAACCACGACGACGGCATCGCCTTGAGGATCGCGCCGGCAATATCGGCGATGACCGCATACTCCGGTGCGAACGCACCCAGCGCTGCCTTCACACCGTTGCTCAACGCCACCAGCAGGTCCTGGTAGTTGGTGTCACCGTCATCCTCGAACAACTGCACGTTGGCGGCGTTGAACCGATAGTTGCCCCACAGGACCAGCGCCTGCTGCGGCGTGTAGTCGGTCTTGTCATGGTCCAGGTAGGGCATGTCGACCGTGGCCATCTCCGGCTCCGCCTTGCCGATCTGCAGCCCGGACACCACCGCGAACACCTCCGCCGCGCCCAGTGCCCACGGCTCCTGGTCGTCGGCCAGGCGGATGCGGTCCAGCCGGGTGATGTCCAGTGATGCACGCGCGCCATCGGCCGACAGCTGGATGCGCTCGGGCGATTGCAGGCCCCGTGCGCGCAGGCCGGCGTTGACCAGCGCCATGCCCTCCTGCACCGAGCGGCGGGTATCGACATCGACGATCAAGACCGGGAATGCCGGTGCCTGCCGTGCGTCCAGCACATGCGCGCGGCCCCGCGCGTCGTAGGCCGTCAGCGTGGTCCAGTCACGATCATTGCCCCGTGGCAGGCTGGCCACCCACAACTGGCGTGGCGCGATGTCAGCCAGCGACTGGCCGTCCGGCACGTAGGCGCGCAGCTGCAGCAGCCCCTCGCCCTGCGCTGGCAAGCCCTTGGCCTGGCGCAGCTGCTGATCGTTGCTGGCCAGCGAGACGCTGGCCTGGGTGCGGACGCCCGGGTCGAAGCGCTCCATCACGGCGTCCAGTGCCACGCCCCGTTCCGGTGAGGCCGCCAGCGTGGTGCGCACGGCCTCGGCGAAGCCGGGTTGGGCAATCAATCCCGCCACCTCACGCGCACTGGCCTCGGTTACGGCCTGTATCTGAGCACCGCGCGCGGCAGCATCGCCTTGCGCAGCTGCCCCGGCGCTGGCCAACAGCAGTGCCAGCAGCGTGGTCCCCCCAATCATCCGTCGATGCGTCATTCCAGCCCCCAGGCAACGTCGCTGCGGATGAGCGACAGGTGCTGCCTACGCTACGTCGCGATCACCATACGATTCGGTATGTACCGCACAGTTCCGCCTGCGGCCTGCAAAAAAAGAGCCGAGCATCGGCTCGGCTCTACACGGGATCACGATGCCAGGTGTGGCCCGGCTCAGCCGGTGGCCATCCACTTCAGGATCAAGCCGGTGACATACGCCAGGCCCGTACCGGTGGCATAGCCCACCGTGCCCAGCAGCACGCCCACCGGGGCCAGCGTGGGGTGGAACGCCGCGGCCACCACCGGCGCCGAAGCCGCCGCACCGATGTTGCCCTGCGAGCCGATCGCGAAGAAGAACAACGGTGCACGCAGCAGCTTGGCAACGATCCAGAGCACCAGCACGTGCGTGGCCATCCAGATCGCACCCAGCAGGAACAGCCACGGACGATCCAGCAGCGACAGCAGGTTCATCTGCATGCCGATGCAGGCGATCAGGAAATACAGGAACACCGTGCCCAGCCGCGAGGCACCCGCCGCTTCCAGCCGGCGTGCGCGGGTGAAGCTCAGGCCCAGGCCCATTGCGGTGGACAGCAGGATCACCCACACGAACTGGCTGTCCAGGCTGAACTGGCTGGCCCAGCTGACGTTGGCCTTGAACCAGCCCGACAGCGGCGCCGCAATCGCATGGGCCAGGCCGACGCCGCCCAGCGCCACGCCGACGATCACCATCAGGTCGGTCATGCTGGGAATGCGCGCATTC from the Stenotrophomonas maltophilia genome contains:
- a CDS encoding YbdD/YjiX family protein, with the protein product MSTQLVPAGQYQAHRRIWRRLVQTARLCCGIPDYDNYVRHMLEKHPDQEPMDYKTFFRERQEARYGGRNGGRCC
- a CDS encoding carbon starvation CstA family protein; this translates as MKGFSKLGWAVLALLGAFCLGTVALRRGEHINALWIVVAAVSLYLVAYRFYSLFIANKVMQLDPTRATPAVINNDGLDYVPTNKHVLFGHHFAAIAGAGPLVGPVLAAQMGYLPGLLWLVVGVVLAGAVQDFMVLFLSSRRNGRSLGDLVREEMGQVPGTIALFGAFLIMIIILAVLAMVVVKALAESPWGMFTVIATMPIAILMGVYMRYIRPGKIGEISIVGLILLLAAIWFGGKVAADPTWGPAFTFTGTQITWMLIGYGFVASVLPVWLLLAPRDYLSTFLKIGTIIALAIGILVVMPELKMPALTQFAASGDGPVWKGGMFPFLFITIACGAVSGFHALISSGTTPKLLANEAHMRYIGYGGMLMESFVAVMALVAASIIDPGIYFAMNSPAAVIGPDVVSAAHYITNTWGFTITPEQLTATAAAIGEPTILHRAGGAPTLAVGIAQILHQAIPSSSDAMMAFWYHFAILFEALFILTAVDAGTRAGRFMLQDLLGNFVPALKKTESWTANIIGTAGCVALWGYLLYTGVVDPFGGIQTLWPLFGISNQMLAGIALMLGTVVLFKMKRDRYAWVTAVPAVWLLICTTYAGFIKIFDSNPAQGFLAQAHKFQAALASDTITAPAKSVAQMKQIVVNAYVNTGLTALFLLVVGAVLVYSIKTILAARRNPQRSDRETPYVALKPHEMVDL
- a CDS encoding 3-hydroxyacyl-CoA dehydrogenase NAD-binding domain-containing protein; translated protein: MLSGFDGLRFSHWHPEIRDDGVVVLSLDRQDSSVNAMSQDVLLELGDLLERIALDPPKGVVIQSLKKAGFIAGADLKEFQEFDRRGTVNDAIRRGQATYQKLAELPCPTVAAIHGHCLGGGTELALACRYRVASNDTSTRIGLPETQLGIFPGWGGSARLPQLVGAPAAMDMMLTGRTLSASAARGIGLVDKVVAPAVVLDTAVALALSGTTRPFKQRALAWATNTWPARQLLAPQMVKQVARKAKKDQYPAPYALISTWQRSGGKPIQARLDAERRAVVKLASTPTARNLIRIFFLTERLKGLGGGDSGIRHVHVVGAGVMGGDIAAWAAYKGFEVTLQDREQRFIDPAMERAQALFAKKVRDDSKRPAVAARLRADLDGNGVAEADLVIEAIIENPEAKRALYQTLEPKMKHDALLTTNTSSIPLVELRDHIQRPAQFAGLHYFNPVAQMPLVEIIHHDGMAPETERRLAAFCKALGKFPVPVAGSPGFLVNRVLFPYMLEAATAYAEGIPGPVIDKAAVKFGMPMGPIELIDTVGLDVAAGVGRELAPFLGLQIPAALQTVEPDKRGKKDGQGIYTWENGKPKKPDVASDYQAPADLEDRLILPLLNEAVACLHEGVVADADLLDAGVIFGTGFAPFRGGPIQHIRAVGADAIVERLKALQQRHGDRFAPRPGWDNPALREPVV
- the aqpZ gene encoding aquaporin Z, which produces MSMGKRLSAEFLGTFWLVLGGCGSAVLAAKFGGDGNPLGIGFLGVALAFGLTVVTGAYAFGHISGAHFNPAVSVGLWAGGRFPTKDLVPYIIAQVAGGLLAGFILLQIASGASGFAIDGSQAGAFASNGYGALSPGGYSVAAAFLCEVVLTAVFLIVIMGSTHGKAPAGFAPLAIGLSLTLIHLISIPVTNTSVNPARSTAVAFFAGSGAVSQLWLFWVAPLLGGAIGGIIYKWIGNDR
- a CDS encoding pirin family protein; this translates as MTTIIAPRVHDIGGLEVRRAVPTLQARSIGSFVFVDQMGPALMHPGTAIDVRPHPHIGLATVTYLWSGAIGHRDTLGSDQVIRPGDVNWMTAGRGIAHSERTPQPDRDHDNPIHGMQTWVALPKSHEEIEPAFYHHAAATLPEQRRKGAWLRVIAGRAYGEESPVKVFADTLNVAIDLDPDAEIDIDNGHRERALYILEGDAQLDGVDVPAQHLIIPEAGAVGRLRAKTPVKAMLFGGEPLDGPRHLWWNFVSSSKERIEQAKHDWEAGRFGTIPGDDKEFIPLPQY
- a CDS encoding DUF3103 family protein; translation: MIGGTTLLALLLASAGAAAQGDAAARGAQIQAVTEASAREVAGLIAQPGFAEAVRTTLAASPERGVALDAVMERFDPGVRTQASVSLASNDQQLRQAKGLPAQGEGLLQLRAYVPDGQSLADIAPRQLWVASLPRGNDRDWTTLTAYDARGRAHVLDARQAPAFPVLIVDVDTRRSVQEGMALVNAGLRARGLQSPERIQLSADGARASLDITRLDRIRLADDQEPWALGAAEVFAVVSGLQIGKAEPEMATVDMPYLDHDKTDYTPQQALVLWGNYRFNAANVQLFEDDGDTNYQDLLVALSNGVKAALGAFAPEYAVIADIAGAILKAMPSSWFSNDIDYLDSFYLVQRGQAYTDRMGAANNAKVTLTPITLVE
- a CDS encoding pirin family protein, with translation MSFPEPVRVLRTIRGMPTSDGAGVRLTRVIGGPTLPDLDPFLLLDEFGTDRAEDYIAGFPEHPHRGFETVTYMLDGRMRHRDNHGNEGLLTPGSVQWMTAGRGLVHSEMPEQESGQMRGFQLWVNLPAKDKMTEPKYQEFAPERIPRVQPAAGVEVKVIAGSVDGTRGPIVQPATDPLYLDITLAPDRAWTYALPEGHNAFAYVFEGAMTVGEQDAARDVARQELAVLGGGEQLHISAGRDGARLILVAGRPLREPVMRHGPFVMNTRQELMQAFVDFQEGRF